Within Gemmatimonadota bacterium, the genomic segment GGCGGCGTGCGCGTGCTGGCGTGGGAGGACGCGAAGATCGATTTCCGTCGCGCGCGCGACGCCGAGGTGTGGGCGTACACGCGCCAGACCTTCGTGCGGTTCCCCGACTGGTACGTCGCCGACGCGAACCTCGCGAACGAACGGCGGCTCACCGACGGCAATCCGCAACAGGCCGACGTGGCGTGGAGCGCCGGCGCCCGATTGATCGACTACACCTGCGACGAGACCGGCGCGAAGATGCAGGGCGCGCTCTTCCTCCCCGCGGGCTACGAGGAGGGCAAGCGCTACCCGACGCTCACGTACATCTATGAGCGCCTCTCGCAGGGCCTCCACGCCTACGCGCAGCCCAACGCGACGCGGTACGCGAATCCCAGCGTCTACACGTCGCGCGGCTACGCGTACTTCATGCCCGACATCTCGTATCAGCTCGACGACCCGGGGCGCTCGGCGGTCTGGTGCGTCGTGCCGGCGGTGAAGGCGGCGATCGCGGCGGGCATCGTGGACTCGGCCAACGTCGCGCTGCAGGGGCACAGCTGGGGCGGCTACCAGACGAGCTTCATCACGACGCAGACGAACATCTTCAAGACCGCGATCGCCGGCGCGCCGCTGACGGACATGGTCTCGATGTTCAGCTCGGTGTACTGGAACTCGGGCTCGGCCAACCAGCCGATCTTCATCTCGAGCCAGGGGCGCTTCCGGTCGAGCTATGCGCGCAACCCCGACGCCTACCTGCGCAACTCGCCCAATCGCTTCGCCGACCAGGTGAGCATCCCCTTCATGATCCTCCACAACGACCGCGACGGCGCGGTGGACTTCAACCAGGGGATCACGCACTTCAACACGCTGCGCGAACTCGGGAAGGAGGTCGTGCTCCTCGAGTACGTGGGCGAGAATCACGGCCTCGCGCGCCCGATCAACCAGAAGGACTACGCGATGCGCATGCAGGAGTGGTTCGACCACTTCCTCCAGGGGAAGCCGGCCCCGGAATGGATGCAGGAGGGCGTGCCGCGGCTCCGCATGGAGGAGCACCTGAGGGCGCGGAAGGCGCTGCTCGACCCCAAGGCGGCGAAGATCGCGATGTGAAGCGGGCCGAGGAAGGATGAAGGTCGAAGGGGGCGAGGCCGTACGGCCTCGCCTCCTTCTTCCTTCACCCTTCCGCCGCTTCGCGGACCACCCACCGCCGCGTCAGCGCGAACGCGACGATCCATCCCAACCCCGCCGCCATCACGGTGTCGGAGAGGAAGTGCGCACGCGCCATCACGCGCGTGGCGGCGCACCCCGCGGCGAGCGTGTACCCGACCCAGCGCGCGCGCGGATAGAGCCGCGCGAGCATCGCCGCGCCGGCGAACGCCACCAGCGTATGCGAGCTCGGGAGCGCGAGCCCCGACGTGCTCCAGGTCCGCTCGCCGAACGCGCGGAACCCGTACTCGCCGCCGTGCACCTCGGGTCGCTCGCGTCGGAAGAGCAGCTTCCCGACCTCGGCGACGAGCCCGCC encodes:
- a CDS encoding phosphatase PAP2 family protein, which translates into the protein MNDRPTPDWGGAWTPAWRALGWTTVLFLGACLLDPWAYAQWHDPKVYERDWGRMLRIMGFLGTWLALAIAIALQEGADAARRPLAKRRAQLLFWSAALGGLVAEVGKLLFRRERPEVHGGEYGFRAFGERTWSTSGLALPSSHTLVAFAGAAMLARLYPRARWVGYTLAAGCAATRVMARAHFLSDTVMAAGLGWIVAFALTRRWVVREAAEG